From the Rhinolophus sinicus isolate RSC01 linkage group LG02, ASM3656204v1, whole genome shotgun sequence genome, one window contains:
- the NPTXR gene encoding neuronal pentraxin receptor, which produces MTLQREHHSILSTLPALGTHFGQKMHCGKLELELDCEGCSRRRPPPLAASPAEPPPSRPAQNGCGADREPAPGEPAGRGRRVRSPSPPARRLPSPPLAARAQSGGSSGRGNSSGSSSGSSGFGFVRHRVPGPRAPTPPLRLLGASGAPAARLTLKFLAVLLAAGMLAFLGAVICIIASVPLAASPARALPGGADNASAASGAAAESQGPQRSLSALHGAGGSARPPALPGAPAASAHPLPPVPLFSRFLCTPLAAACPSGVEQGDAAPGEREELLLLQSTAEQLRQTALQQEARIRADQDTIRELTSKLGRCESGLPRGLQDAGPRRDTMADGPWDSPALILELEDAVRALRDRIDRIEQEIPARVNFSAAPAPAPAVPTALHSKMDELEGQLLAKVLALEKERVALSHNSHRQRQEVEKELDALQDRVAELEHGSSAYSPPDAFKISIPIRNNYMYARVRKALPELYAFTVCVWLRSRSGGTGQGTPFSYSVPGQANEIVLLEAGHDPMELLINDKVAQLPLSLKDNGWHHICIAWTTRDGQWSAYQDGELQGSGENLAAWHPIKPHGILILGQEQDTLGGRFDATQAFVGDIAQFNLWDHALTPAQVLGIANCTGPLLGNVIPWEDKLVEAFGGATKATFDVCKGRAKA; this is translated from the exons GCTGCAGCGAGAACATCACAGCATTCTGAGCACCCTTCCAGCCCTGGGAACCCACTTCGGTCAGAAAATGCATTGTGGAAAACTGGAACTGGAACTGGATTGTGAAGGATG CTCTCGGCGCCGCCCTCCGCCCCTTGCCGCATCCCCGGCGGAGCCCCCACCTTCACGCCCGGCACAGAACGGGTGCGGGGCTGATCGAGAGCCGGCCCCGGGGGAGCCGGCGGGGCGGGGCCGCCGCGTCCGctccccctccccgcccgcccgccggctgccttctcctcctctagCCGCCCGGGCTCAgagcggcggcagcagcggccGCGGCAACAGCTCCGGCTCTAGCTCCGGCTCCTCCGGGTTCGGCTTCGTTCGGCACCGCGTTCCCGGGCCGCGCGCCCCAACCCCGCCGCTGCGCCTTCTGGGGGCCTCGGGAGCCCCCGCCGCCCGCCTCACGCTGAAGTTCCTGGCCGTGCTGCTGGCCGCGGGCATGCTGGCGTTCCTCGGTGCCGTCATATGCATCATCGCCAGCGTGCCCCTGGCGGCCAGCCCGGCGCGGGCGCTGCCCGGAGGCGCCGACAACGCCTCGGCGGCCTCGGGCGCCGCCGCCGAGTCCCAGGGTCCGCAGCGCAGCCTGAGCGCGCTGCACGGCGCGGGCGGCTCGGCCCGGCCCCCCGCACTGCCCGGGGCGCCGGCGGCCAGCGCGCACCCGCTGCCTCCCGTGCCCCTCTTCAGTCGCTTCCTGTGCACGCCGCTGGCGGCCGCCTGCCCGTCGGGGGTTGAGCAGGGGGACGCGGCGCCGGGCGAGCGGGAGGAGTTGCTGCTGCTGCAGAGCACAGCGGAGCAGCTGCGCCAGACGGCGCTGCAGCAGGAGGCGCGCATCCGCGCGGACCAGGACACCATCCGCGAGCTCACAAGCAAGCTGGGCCGCTGCGAGAGCGGCCTGCCGCGCGGCCTCCAGGACGCCGGGCCTCGCCGCGACACCATGGCGGACGGGCCGTGGGACTCGCCCGCGCTCATCCTCGAGCTGGAGGACGCCGTGCGCGCCCTCCGGGACCGCATCGACCGCATCGAG CAGGAGATTCCAGCTCGAGTGAACTTCTCAGCTGCCCCTGCCCCCGCACCTGCGGTGCCCACCGCCCTGCACTCCAAGATGGATGAGTTGGAGGGGCAGCTGCTGGCCAAGGTGCTGGCGCTGGAGAAGGAGCGTGTGGCCCTGAGTCACAACAGCCACCGGCAGCGGCAGGAGGTGGAGAAGGAGCTGGACGCCCTGCAGGACCGTGTAGCTGAACTGGAGCATG GGTCCTCGGCCTACAGCCCCCCTGATGCCTTCAAGATCAGCATCCCCATCCGTAACAACTACATGTACGCCCGTGTGCGGAAGGCGCTTCCTGAGCTCTACGCCTTTACCGTCTGCGTGTGGCTGCGGTCCAGGTCAGGTGGCACTGGCCAGGGCACCCCCTTCTCCTACTCAGTGCCGGGACAGGCCAACGAGATTGTGCTGCTGGAGGCGGGCCATGACCCCATGGAGCTGCTGATCAATGACAAG GTGGCCCAGTTGCCCCTGAGCCTGAAGGACAACGGCTGGCACCACATCTGCATTGCCTGGACCACAAGGGATGGCCAGTGGTCTGCCTACCAGGACGGGGAGCTGCAGGGCTCCGGTGAGAACCTGGCTGCCTGGCACCCCATCAAGCCTCATGGGATCCTTATTCTGGGCCAAGAGCAG GACACCCTGGGCGGCCGGTTTGATGCTACCCAAGCCTTCGTGGGTGACATTGCCCAGTTTAACCTGTGGGACCATGCCCTGACACCTGCCCAGGTCCTGGGCATTGCCAACTGTACTGGGCCACTGCTGGGCAATGTCATCCCCTGGGAAGACAAGCTGGTGGAGGCCTTCGGGGGTGCCACAAAGGCCACCTTCGATGTCTGCAAGGGGAGGGCTAAGGCATGA
- the DNAL4 gene encoding dynein axonemal light chain 4: protein MGEAEGKKEEADYKRLQTFPLVRHSDMPEEMRVETMELCVTACEKFSNNNESAAKMIKETMDKKFGSSWHVVIGEGFGFEITHEVKNLLYLYFGGTLAVCVWKCS, encoded by the exons ATGGGAGaagcagaagggaagaaagaggaggctGATTATAAACGACTGCAGACCTTCCCTCTGGTCAGG CACTCGGACATGCCCGAGGAGATGCGGGTGGAGACCATGGAGCTGTGTGTCACGGCCTGTGAGAAATTCTCCAACAACAACGAG AGCGCGGCCAAGATGATCAAAGAGACAATGGACAAGAAGTTCGGCTCCTCCTGGCACGTGGTGATCGGCGAAGGCTTTGGGTTTGAGATCACACATGAGGTGAAGAACCTCCTCTACCTGTACTTCGGGGGGACCCTGGCTGTGTGTGTCTGGAAGTGCTCCTGA